One region of Metallosphaera sedula DSM 5348 genomic DNA includes:
- the priL gene encoding DNA primase regulatory subunit PriL, translating to MLDYNKYPFMVSVDEVIKRENAVDLYTLLTTDGKAIREAKNRIREIVTGKEVKRLKEYTSPQLVFFAELLILGVLNDKRTTERVLRKEKDLFMRDLEREEDADLLTVFKWLGFNVKMSSLKYHEVTRGKVQPKRLDYSLHFLEYLKAIKGSKEFPLTQRILHKGYVYMDRSTLLKLLGFNLLKRLRETVKPIPMEEVPETLVDIIMMRGGKTPPCIRAIQEKRERSREEALALAVYMANTGSSVDSIALVLEKNGEENPMEQVKRIFKEKMVIYSCQRMKELGMCVSDCGTRSPLQFYYGSADITK from the coding sequence GTGCTTGACTACAACAAGTATCCCTTCATGGTCTCTGTTGACGAGGTAATCAAGAGAGAGAACGCTGTCGACCTTTACACCCTACTCACCACTGATGGAAAGGCTATCAGGGAGGCAAAGAACAGGATAAGGGAGATAGTCACAGGCAAGGAGGTTAAGAGGCTCAAGGAGTACACCTCTCCCCAGCTGGTGTTCTTCGCGGAGCTCCTCATCCTGGGAGTCCTGAATGACAAGAGAACCACGGAGAGAGTCCTTAGAAAGGAAAAGGATCTATTCATGAGGGACCTTGAAAGGGAGGAGGACGCAGACCTCCTCACCGTGTTCAAGTGGCTAGGGTTCAACGTTAAAATGAGTAGCCTAAAGTATCACGAGGTAACAAGGGGAAAGGTTCAGCCCAAGAGACTAGACTATTCTCTCCACTTTCTGGAGTACCTCAAGGCGATAAAGGGGAGCAAGGAGTTCCCCCTGACGCAGAGGATACTCCACAAGGGATACGTCTACATGGATAGATCAACTCTCCTCAAATTGCTAGGTTTCAATCTCTTGAAAAGGTTAAGGGAAACTGTGAAACCAATCCCCATGGAGGAAGTTCCAGAGACGCTCGTGGACATCATAATGATGAGAGGAGGGAAGACGCCCCCGTGCATAAGGGCAATCCAGGAGAAGAGGGAAAGATCACGGGAGGAGGCCCTCGCCCTGGCAGTTTACATGGCCAACACGGGTTCCAGCGTGGACTCAATAGCCCTAGTCCTGGAGAAGAATGGGGAGGAGAATCCCATGGAACAGGTTAAGAGGATCTTCAAGGAGAAAATGGTGATTTACTCCTGTCAGAGAATGAAAGAGTTGGGCATGTGCGTTTCAGACTGCGGGACTAGATCTCCTCTTCAGTTTTATTACGGTAGCGCAGACATCACCAAGTGA
- the metG gene encoding methionine--tRNA ligase has protein sequence MKILVASAWPYVQSVPHLGNLIGSILSADVFARYARLKYGKENVVFVSGSDEHGTPIEIEAIKRGVSPKSLTDQAHEYDRQLFLNTWNISFDNYTRTESEVHKSFVKEFLLGVSKYIKVEEEELPYCERDKLFLPDRFVKGTCPYCGFEDARGDQCDRCGRLLTPSLLINPKCAICGTPPVLRKTKHWFFDLRPFSEPIREWITSSQDMPENVKGTALSWVNEGLKPRSLTRDNSWGIPAPFPGAEGKTIYVWFEALLGYLSATLEYFQGRGETERWKEFWENGKVRSYYFIGKDNIPFHAVILPAMLLASEKNYALPTVIAATEYLMYEGQKFSKSRKIGIWIDEAPLIMEVDYWRFLLIRMRPEEKDMNFTWTEAIRIVNSELNDDVGNLVNRVITMVNRYFQGKIPEPKNLKEVDMRLLSRVGETLDQVSFMFEKGKLKGGTELVLTLARETNAYLNEKAPWDKVKSDVEDASNTLFVASSAIRAIALMLYPVIPEKAKLIYDQLGLDITQERWDNAKEPLKPGHVVGKPAPVFKKLPQDFEKNLNEILEKVRKEVEKRRPTLLK, from the coding sequence TTGAAGATTCTAGTGGCGTCAGCCTGGCCCTACGTGCAATCGGTTCCACATCTGGGCAACCTTATAGGCTCAATCCTCTCTGCCGATGTCTTTGCGCGCTATGCCAGATTAAAGTACGGAAAGGAGAACGTGGTCTTCGTGAGCGGGAGCGACGAGCATGGAACCCCCATAGAGATTGAGGCCATAAAGAGAGGGGTGAGCCCAAAGTCCCTCACAGATCAGGCCCACGAGTACGACAGACAACTGTTCCTGAACACCTGGAACATAAGTTTCGACAACTACACCAGGACGGAGTCCGAGGTTCATAAGAGCTTCGTGAAGGAGTTTTTGCTGGGAGTCAGCAAGTACATCAAGGTGGAGGAGGAGGAACTCCCCTACTGTGAAAGGGACAAGCTATTCCTCCCAGACAGGTTCGTGAAGGGGACCTGCCCCTACTGTGGATTTGAGGATGCACGGGGTGATCAATGCGACCGCTGTGGTAGGCTTTTGACCCCCTCCCTTCTCATAAATCCGAAGTGTGCCATCTGCGGTACTCCCCCCGTTCTCAGGAAGACCAAACACTGGTTCTTCGATCTCAGGCCCTTCTCTGAACCCATTAGGGAGTGGATAACCTCTTCCCAGGATATGCCAGAGAACGTGAAGGGAACAGCGCTGAGCTGGGTCAACGAGGGATTAAAACCCAGGAGCCTGACCAGGGATAACTCGTGGGGGATCCCAGCTCCCTTCCCAGGGGCGGAGGGAAAGACGATTTACGTCTGGTTTGAGGCCCTCCTGGGCTACCTATCTGCCACCCTAGAATATTTCCAGGGAAGAGGGGAAACGGAGAGGTGGAAGGAATTCTGGGAGAACGGTAAAGTGAGGAGTTACTACTTCATAGGAAAGGATAACATTCCTTTCCACGCCGTGATACTCCCGGCTATGTTGTTAGCCTCTGAGAAGAACTACGCTCTTCCCACGGTGATAGCTGCCACCGAGTACCTCATGTATGAGGGGCAGAAGTTTAGCAAGAGCAGGAAAATCGGGATCTGGATAGATGAGGCCCCCCTAATCATGGAGGTGGACTATTGGAGATTCCTCCTCATAAGGATGAGACCGGAAGAGAAGGACATGAACTTCACCTGGACCGAGGCTATCAGGATAGTGAATAGCGAGTTAAATGACGACGTTGGAAACCTCGTGAACAGGGTCATAACCATGGTGAACAGGTATTTCCAAGGCAAGATACCTGAACCCAAGAACCTGAAGGAGGTGGACATGAGACTTCTCTCCAGGGTAGGCGAAACCCTGGATCAGGTTAGCTTCATGTTCGAGAAGGGCAAGTTAAAGGGTGGAACTGAACTGGTCCTGACTCTAGCCAGGGAAACGAACGCATACCTCAATGAGAAGGCCCCATGGGACAAGGTAAAGAGCGACGTGGAGGACGCATCCAATACCTTGTTCGTGGCAAGCTCCGCCATCAGGGCAATAGCCCTAATGCTTTACCCTGTGATACCAGAGAAGGCTAAACTAATCTACGACCAGTTGGGGCTAGACATAACCCAGGAGAGATGGGATAACGCCAAGGAACCCCTTAAACCAGGTCACGTTGTTGGGAAGCCTGCCCCGGTTTTCAAGAAGCTTCCGCAGGACTTTGAGAAAAACCTTAACGAAATCCTGGAAAAAGTGAGAAAGGAAGTAGAAAAAAGAAGACCTACTCTTCTTAAGTAG
- a CDS encoding V-type ATP synthase subunit I: MIFPENMVKVEIISPVNQKDKVTTEILKFGKMEVIEPAHPISNSRYEDARRELTAIQEHVNKVKLIMEIAGTPLEPRGKMKVDSTWTDVAKKLSEEASLEEFRYKELLEEIGKLKGEIDLYQAQLRELEPFSGITTDLSTLYSLETLDVALVVLTEDQLNKVKSNKNVVVETTPLKDGKYASVLISRRNVVSLDQVLKELGVRRFETNEGKSPYEVYKVLSERIGELRKILEETRSSLIKKIRENEREFSELYGKLLTARDALSLLSKGRISDHFFQIEGYVPERDWKKLKSALDQVAVIESATPRRFGEEEEPPTYIRLPKSISAIESVVEIYGTPSYWEISPLVFLVITFPLLFGLMFPDVGNALVLLIFAIFFHRYGVKKGSNNIKNLSLILGYSSVVAMITGFLARDFFGPLPVGGLKEMGIANVSGPLDSVWPVPVSVTEALSPLLPFGEYSTSTSIEHTIILSILLGAIALFVSSLLGVINAVKKRDPEFLVFEKLPLLVLYTVPLVIFGYGVTDPSHYFSTVGVLLGDILQNLLSGIHPDLSNPTSALAYGLIVWVEIGLIYNWISKAIILKRHDHASTGSALAMGFIEGGFEAAILLLSNTISFIRILVFALAHYYLLYAFSYMAYLVVGHPSLLALGTNPASIVILIIGNLLAIGLEGLVVFIQDMRLHFYEMFSKFYEGRGKKFEPLVASVELAT; this comes from the coding sequence TTGATCTTTCCTGAAAACATGGTAAAAGTAGAAATCATATCGCCAGTTAACCAAAAAGACAAAGTAACCACGGAGATACTCAAGTTCGGTAAAATGGAGGTAATAGAGCCAGCCCATCCTATCTCCAACTCGAGGTATGAAGATGCTAGGAGGGAATTGACAGCAATCCAAGAACACGTGAATAAGGTCAAGCTGATCATGGAAATAGCTGGAACACCGCTGGAACCTAGGGGCAAGATGAAGGTTGACTCCACATGGACTGACGTGGCCAAGAAGCTTTCAGAGGAGGCATCGCTTGAGGAGTTCAGATACAAGGAGCTCCTCGAGGAAATAGGGAAACTGAAGGGTGAGATAGACCTCTACCAGGCACAACTCAGGGAATTGGAACCATTCAGCGGGATTACCACCGATCTATCCACCTTGTACTCGCTAGAGACGTTGGATGTAGCACTAGTAGTTCTCACGGAAGACCAGTTAAACAAGGTGAAGTCTAACAAGAACGTTGTGGTGGAGACAACTCCGCTGAAGGATGGTAAATATGCCTCCGTGCTTATCTCAAGGAGAAACGTTGTGTCACTAGATCAGGTACTTAAGGAACTGGGAGTCAGGAGATTTGAGACTAACGAGGGGAAATCTCCCTACGAAGTGTATAAGGTGTTAAGCGAAAGGATTGGCGAGCTTAGGAAAATCCTTGAGGAGACCAGAAGTAGCCTCATCAAGAAGATAAGGGAAAATGAGAGGGAGTTCAGCGAGTTATACGGAAAGCTTCTAACGGCGAGGGACGCGCTTTCCCTCCTTTCCAAGGGGAGAATCTCAGACCACTTTTTCCAGATAGAGGGATACGTTCCCGAGAGGGACTGGAAAAAGCTGAAATCTGCCTTAGATCAGGTTGCTGTTATCGAAAGTGCTACCCCAAGGAGGTTCGGAGAGGAAGAGGAGCCCCCTACGTACATCCGACTTCCCAAGAGTATCTCGGCCATAGAGTCTGTTGTGGAAATCTACGGTACACCGTCGTACTGGGAGATATCACCGCTGGTGTTTCTAGTCATTACCTTCCCTCTCCTGTTCGGGCTAATGTTTCCAGATGTTGGGAATGCCCTTGTGCTCCTGATCTTTGCCATCTTCTTCCATAGATACGGCGTCAAGAAGGGAAGCAACAACATCAAGAACCTTTCCCTCATTCTAGGTTACTCCTCAGTCGTTGCCATGATTACTGGTTTCCTAGCTAGAGACTTCTTCGGACCACTTCCCGTGGGAGGGCTCAAGGAGATGGGTATAGCCAACGTGAGCGGTCCCCTGGATAGCGTATGGCCAGTACCAGTGAGCGTAACGGAGGCGTTATCCCCACTACTTCCATTTGGTGAATACAGCACTAGCACCTCGATTGAACACACAATAATCCTTTCGATCCTCCTGGGAGCAATAGCTCTCTTCGTAAGCTCCCTTCTGGGAGTCATAAATGCAGTGAAGAAGAGAGATCCTGAATTTCTTGTCTTCGAGAAATTACCACTCCTGGTGCTATACACAGTTCCCCTGGTGATATTTGGATACGGTGTAACGGATCCTTCCCATTACTTCAGTACTGTGGGAGTCCTCCTAGGTGATATCCTCCAGAACTTGCTAAGCGGGATACATCCTGACCTGAGCAATCCTACGTCGGCCTTGGCGTATGGGTTAATTGTATGGGTAGAGATAGGACTAATATACAACTGGATATCTAAGGCTATAATCCTGAAGAGACACGATCACGCATCCACGGGAAGTGCCCTTGCCATGGGATTCATTGAAGGAGGTTTCGAGGCTGCTATCCTACTGTTATCCAACACAATCTCTTTCATAAGAATTCTAGTGTTTGCACTGGCTCACTACTACCTTCTGTACGCGTTCTCATACATGGCCTATCTAGTGGTGGGGCATCCAAGCCTCCTAGCCTTGGGGACTAACCCGGCCTCGATCGTGATCCTGATAATAGGAAACCTCCTTGCAATAGGACTAGAGGGACTAGTGGTGTTCATACAGGACATGAGGCTCCACTTCTACGAGATGTTCAGCAAGTTCTATGAGGGAAGAGGAAAGAAGTTCGAACCCCTAGTAGCGTCAGTGGAACTGGCTACTTAA
- a CDS encoding V-type ATP synthase subunit F — translation MGKILLLGDRYTVSLFKMMGTEGEVIEDPLNLEKEIDAVKKREDVDLVLITRDVYEPVKEKVDSMISNLTKPLVTIIPSPFSESKPIDVKKMVLKALGFG, via the coding sequence ATGGGTAAAATATTGCTATTGGGCGATAGGTACACTGTTTCGCTTTTTAAAATGATGGGGACTGAAGGTGAAGTGATCGAGGATCCCCTTAACCTAGAGAAGGAGATTGATGCTGTGAAAAAGAGGGAAGACGTAGACCTAGTGCTAATAACTAGGGACGTTTACGAACCAGTAAAGGAAAAGGTAGACTCAATGATTTCAAATCTCACAAAGCCCCTGGTTACCATCATACCATCCCCGTTCTCAGAATCCAAGCCAATTGACGTTAAGAAGATGGTTTTAAAGGCTCTAGGGTTCGGGTGA
- a CDS encoding V-type ATP synthase subunit E — protein MVSVEELMGQVIDSEMEVISKELSKALEEALNLVKQKRDSVERTYTAKMQEMVTKAKEEIEGERARLDIEVKRAVLGEKNYWLNKVYEGTIKSLGTVKNSQGYKQGLESVLKRELRDGSIVYCSEDEVDQVQKMIKGLKAKAEVRSDPKIMGGVKIQYSDVGLVRDYSLNLILDQVFESLKPKIAEILFGEM, from the coding sequence ATGGTCTCTGTAGAGGAATTAATGGGACAGGTTATAGATTCGGAGATGGAGGTCATTAGCAAGGAGTTAAGCAAGGCTCTCGAGGAGGCCCTTAACCTGGTGAAACAGAAGAGGGACAGCGTAGAAAGGACCTATACTGCAAAGATGCAAGAAATGGTAACAAAAGCCAAGGAGGAGATTGAGGGAGAGAGAGCTAGGCTCGACATAGAAGTTAAGAGGGCAGTACTTGGCGAGAAGAACTACTGGTTAAACAAGGTCTACGAGGGTACAATCAAGTCGTTGGGAACGGTTAAGAACTCACAAGGTTATAAGCAAGGCCTTGAATCGGTACTGAAGAGGGAGCTTAGGGATGGTTCCATTGTGTACTGCTCCGAGGATGAAGTTGATCAAGTCCAGAAAATGATCAAGGGATTAAAGGCGAAGGCAGAGGTGAGGTCTGATCCCAAGATAATGGGTGGAGTCAAGATACAGTACTCGGACGTTGGACTAGTGAGGGATTACTCCCTTAACCTTATACTAGATCAAGTTTTTGAGTCACTAAAACCCAAGATAGCTGAGATTCTATTCGGTGAGATGTAA
- a CDS encoding ATP synthase subunit A translates to MAQGKVARVNGPLVVAEGMKDAQMFEVVEVGEPRLVGEITRIEGDRAYIQVYEDTSGIRPGEPVFGSGAPLSVELGPGLLGQLFDGLLRPLGEIKEITKSPFIKRGIKLPTLNREKEWHFVPKMKKGDKVEPGDILGVVQETGLVEHRILVPPYVHGKLKEVVAEGDYKVEDNVAIVDMNGDEVPVKMMQKWPVRVPRPFKEKLDPSQPLLTGVRILDTIFPIAKGGTAAIPGPFGSGKTVTLQSLSKWSEAKIVIFVGCGERGNEMTDELRSFPKLKDPWTGRPLLERTVMVANTSNMPVAAREASIYVGVTLAEYFRDQGYDVLTVADSTSRWAEALRDLGGRMEEMPAEEGFPSYLSSRIAEYYERAGRVRTLGNPERYGSVTLASAVSPPGGDFTEPVTSTTLRFVRVFWPLDVSLAQARHYPAINWLQGFSSYVDLVSDWWIKNVDPDWRIMRDFMVRTLLREDELKQIVRLVGPESLAEKDKLTLEVARLIKEAFLKQNAYDDIDAFSSPQKQARIMKLIYHYNQYATNAVERGIPVKKIVDKITVVPDIIRSKATIKNNELQKYDELENKLKAQFDELLKEAGA, encoded by the coding sequence ATGGCGCAGGGTAAAGTTGCAAGGGTGAACGGGCCACTGGTTGTGGCCGAGGGTATGAAGGATGCGCAGATGTTTGAAGTAGTCGAAGTGGGCGAGCCTAGGCTAGTGGGCGAAATAACAAGGATTGAGGGTGACAGGGCTTACATACAGGTATATGAGGACACGAGCGGAATCAGACCTGGTGAGCCAGTTTTTGGGAGTGGGGCTCCCCTATCAGTGGAGTTAGGTCCAGGCCTTCTCGGTCAACTGTTTGATGGTCTACTTAGACCTCTAGGAGAGATCAAGGAAATTACTAAGTCACCTTTCATCAAGAGGGGGATAAAGTTACCAACACTAAATAGGGAGAAAGAATGGCACTTCGTCCCAAAGATGAAGAAGGGAGATAAGGTAGAGCCAGGTGATATTCTAGGAGTGGTACAGGAGACAGGACTTGTAGAGCACAGAATACTCGTTCCTCCTTACGTTCACGGAAAATTAAAGGAGGTTGTTGCAGAGGGCGATTACAAGGTTGAAGACAACGTCGCAATTGTGGACATGAACGGTGACGAAGTTCCAGTGAAAATGATGCAGAAGTGGCCAGTTAGGGTTCCAAGACCCTTCAAGGAAAAGCTAGATCCAAGCCAGCCGTTACTGACTGGGGTTAGAATACTTGATACTATATTCCCCATAGCAAAGGGAGGTACTGCGGCGATTCCAGGGCCCTTCGGGAGTGGAAAGACAGTAACTCTACAAAGCCTATCCAAGTGGAGTGAGGCTAAGATTGTCATTTTCGTTGGATGTGGAGAGAGAGGAAACGAAATGACTGACGAGCTAAGAAGCTTCCCCAAACTGAAGGATCCGTGGACTGGAAGACCCCTTCTAGAGAGGACAGTGATGGTGGCAAACACCAGTAACATGCCCGTAGCAGCTAGGGAAGCAAGCATTTACGTAGGTGTTACCCTAGCTGAGTACTTCAGGGACCAGGGATACGACGTGCTTACCGTGGCTGACTCGACCTCCAGATGGGCTGAGGCGCTAAGGGACCTAGGAGGGAGAATGGAGGAGATGCCAGCCGAGGAAGGGTTCCCAAGCTACCTCTCCTCCAGAATCGCTGAGTACTATGAGAGGGCTGGAAGAGTTAGAACTCTAGGTAATCCAGAGAGGTACGGCTCAGTTACCTTAGCGTCTGCAGTTTCACCACCAGGCGGTGACTTTACTGAACCAGTTACTAGCACAACACTTAGATTCGTCAGGGTCTTCTGGCCATTGGACGTCTCCTTAGCTCAGGCCAGACATTACCCTGCAATAAACTGGCTCCAGGGGTTCTCATCCTACGTTGACCTGGTATCTGACTGGTGGATCAAGAACGTCGACCCAGATTGGAGAATTATGAGGGACTTCATGGTTAGGACACTTCTAAGAGAGGATGAGTTGAAACAGATAGTGAGGCTAGTGGGTCCAGAGTCCCTTGCAGAAAAGGATAAGCTAACGTTGGAGGTTGCAAGGCTGATCAAGGAAGCCTTCCTGAAACAGAACGCATATGATGACATAGATGCCTTCTCGTCACCCCAGAAGCAGGCTAGAATCATGAAGTTGATCTACCACTATAATCAATATGCAACTAACGCCGTGGAAAGGGGAATACCAGTGAAAAAGATTGTGGACAAGATAACTGTGGTTCCTGACATAATTAGATCAAAGGCTACTATCAAGAACAACGAGCTTCAGAAATACGACGAATTAGAGAACAAGTTAAAAGCTCAGTTCGATGAACTCTTGAAGGAGGCTGGTGCTTAA
- a CDS encoding V-type ATP synthase subunit B: protein MESSMNVREYSNISMIKGPLLMVQGVADSAYNELVEVEMPNGERRRGIVVDSQKGISIVQVFEGTRGISPVGTTVRFLGRGLEVKISEEMLGRIFNPLGDPLDNGPMVIKGEKRDINGEPLNPAIRDYPEEFIQTGISAIDGLNSLLRGQKLPIFSGSGLPANILAAQIAKQATVRGEESNFAVVFGAIGVRYDEALFFRKFFEETGAINRVALIMSLANEPPVMKTLTPKTALTLAEYLAFEQDMHVLAILIDMTNYCEALREISASKEEVPGRGGYPGYMYTDLAQTYERAGKVIGKKGSITQMPILTMPNDDITHPIPDLTGYITEGQITLDRSLYNKGIYPPINVLMSLSRLAKDGIGEGKTRDDHKDLSNQLFAAYAKAVDTRGLAAIIGEDSLSDTDKKYLMFGDAFERKFVSQGVNENRDIETTLDIGWEVLSILPERELTNVKVDYIKKYHPAYRGKK, encoded by the coding sequence ATGGAGTCATCCATGAATGTAAGGGAATATTCGAACATTTCAATGATTAAGGGACCCCTTCTGATGGTTCAGGGAGTGGCAGACTCAGCTTATAACGAACTTGTAGAGGTCGAGATGCCCAATGGGGAGAGAAGGAGAGGGATAGTTGTAGATAGCCAGAAGGGAATTTCCATAGTACAGGTCTTTGAGGGAACCAGGGGAATATCGCCAGTAGGAACCACCGTGAGGTTCCTAGGTAGAGGATTAGAGGTTAAGATCTCTGAGGAAATGCTTGGCAGAATTTTCAATCCCCTGGGAGATCCCCTTGACAATGGTCCCATGGTGATAAAGGGGGAGAAGAGGGACATCAATGGCGAACCCTTGAACCCTGCTATCAGGGATTACCCAGAGGAGTTCATTCAGACTGGTATATCAGCAATAGATGGTCTAAATTCCCTTCTCAGGGGTCAGAAGCTTCCCATCTTTAGCGGAAGCGGTTTACCCGCGAACATACTTGCTGCACAGATAGCTAAACAGGCCACAGTGAGAGGAGAGGAGAGCAACTTTGCCGTTGTATTCGGTGCCATCGGTGTAAGATATGACGAGGCACTGTTCTTCAGGAAGTTCTTTGAGGAAACCGGGGCAATCAATAGGGTGGCCCTAATCATGAGTTTAGCTAACGAACCACCAGTGATGAAGACACTAACTCCCAAGACAGCACTTACCCTCGCGGAATATTTGGCCTTTGAGCAGGACATGCACGTGTTGGCAATCCTTATCGATATGACAAATTACTGTGAGGCCCTTAGGGAGATCAGCGCATCAAAGGAGGAAGTCCCCGGTAGAGGTGGTTACCCAGGTTACATGTACACTGACCTTGCCCAGACCTACGAGAGAGCAGGAAAAGTGATAGGAAAGAAGGGTTCCATTACTCAGATGCCCATTCTCACAATGCCAAACGACGACATTACCCATCCAATTCCAGACCTTACAGGTTATATCACGGAGGGGCAAATTACCTTAGACAGAAGCCTATACAACAAGGGTATCTATCCACCAATTAACGTCCTCATGAGTTTGTCAAGGCTTGCCAAGGACGGAATAGGTGAGGGTAAGACCAGGGATGATCACAAGGACTTATCTAACCAGTTGTTTGCGGCCTACGCAAAAGCAGTAGATACTAGGGGATTAGCTGCAATCATTGGAGAGGATAGCCTATCTGACACAGACAAGAAGTACCTAATGTTTGGGGATGCCTTTGAGAGGAAGTTCGTAAGTCAAGGAGTGAACGAGAACAGGGATATAGAGACGACCCTAGATATTGGGTGGGAGGTACTCTCCATTTTGCCAGAAAGGGAGCTCACGAATGTGAAGGTTGACTACATCAAGAAGTATCATCCAGCCTACCGTGGTAAGAAATGA
- a CDS encoding V-type ATP synthase subunit D: MSSRRVLPTKINLISMRNQLKLIRVIKRLLENKREVLLIYLRTYVNEYEKIYNEVNEALKEVYDSYMKAVVDEGIGNIETIANSQNSSLQLKSSTKVIFGVKIPITELSEASIPPKPFSEVETSPYLSEAYDRMRETMVKVIKLVELESTIRSLVAELRRTQRLINAIDTSILPFYNNSVKYIRSILNDRSREEFVRLKVTRRILQRRRGDGR; this comes from the coding sequence ATGAGTTCTAGGAGGGTACTACCAACAAAGATAAACCTCATTAGCATGAGGAATCAGCTCAAACTCATCAGGGTAATCAAAAGACTCTTAGAGAACAAGAGGGAAGTTCTTCTAATATATCTCAGGACCTACGTAAATGAGTACGAAAAAATATACAATGAGGTTAACGAGGCCTTAAAGGAGGTCTACGACAGTTACATGAAGGCCGTGGTTGACGAGGGTATTGGGAACATAGAGACCATAGCCAATTCTCAAAACAGTTCCCTCCAGCTAAAGAGCTCCACCAAGGTCATCTTCGGGGTCAAGATCCCTATCACTGAGCTAAGTGAAGCCAGTATCCCTCCAAAGCCCTTCAGTGAAGTTGAAACATCTCCCTATCTTTCTGAGGCCTATGACAGGATGAGGGAGACTATGGTTAAGGTAATCAAGCTTGTTGAGCTTGAGTCTACCATTAGGTCCCTCGTTGCAGAGCTTAGAAGAACACAACGTCTGATTAACGCCATAGATACCTCAATCCTTCCCTTCTACAATAACTCCGTGAAGTACATTAGATCAATTCTGAACGACAGGAGCAGGGAAGAGTTCGTAAGGCTTAAAGTCACCAGAAGGATCTTACAGAGGAGGAGAGGAGATGGACGCTAA
- a CDS encoding ATP synthase subunit c family protein (produces ATP from ADP in the presence of a proton gradient across the membrane; the K subunit is a nonenzymatic component which binds the dimeric form by interacting with the G and E subunits), whose amino-acid sequence MKYVILLLPLLMGSAVAFAQSPADTSTGFSGINIGAGLAVGLAAIGAGMAVGMAAAAGIGVLTERRDMFGTVLIFVAIGEGIAVYGILFAVLMLFGKF is encoded by the coding sequence ATGAAATATGTAATACTCCTTCTACCTCTACTTATGGGGTCAGCTGTGGCCTTTGCCCAGTCTCCCGCTGATACATCAACAGGTTTTTCAGGAATAAACATTGGTGCAGGTCTCGCTGTGGGACTAGCGGCAATTGGTGCAGGTATGGCTGTGGGTATGGCAGCTGCGGCTGGAATCGGTGTGCTAACAGAGAGAAGGGACATGTTCGGTACAGTGCTTATCTTCGTGGCCATAGGGGAAGGAATAGCGGTATACGGTATCCTGTTCGCTGTGTTAATGTTGTTCGGTAAGTTCTAA